One region of Peribacillus simplex genomic DNA includes:
- a CDS encoding aldehyde dehydrogenase family protein yields the protein MEQTIKLNPRVQDFLKGTKKLLINGELVEAASGKTFKTLDPSNGKVLAIVSEAGPEDVDKAVKSARKAFDNGPWKKMSASERSRLIYKLADLMEDHKEALAQLDTLDNGKPIGETTNADVPLAIDHFRYYAGWTTKIVGQTIPVAGNYFNYTRHEAVGVVGQIIPWNFPLLMAAWKLGAALATGCTIVLKPAEQTPLSALYLGQLALEAGFPPGVLNVIPGFGETAGSPLVDHPDVDKIAFTGSTSVGKMIMRQASGTVKKISLELGGKSPNIILPDADMSKAIPGALMGIMFNQGQVCCAGSRLYIQKKSYDNVVADLVSHAKNIKQGAGLDPSTQIGPLVSNEQLERVGSYIEKGKSEGAEVVTGGNYGQGEGYFVAPTIFAGVEDEMTIAKEEIFGPVVAAMPFDDLDDVINRANNSEYGLAAGLWTQDVKKAHYVANELQAGTVWVNCYNAFDAASPFGGYKQSGIGREMGSYALDNYTEVKSVWINLN from the coding sequence ATGGAACAAACTATTAAACTTAATCCGCGAGTGCAAGATTTCTTAAAAGGCACTAAAAAGCTTTTGATTAATGGAGAATTGGTGGAAGCTGCTTCAGGAAAAACCTTTAAGACCCTCGATCCTTCAAACGGCAAGGTTCTGGCCATTGTGAGTGAAGCAGGACCAGAAGATGTAGATAAAGCCGTCAAATCAGCCCGTAAGGCTTTCGACAACGGTCCTTGGAAAAAAATGAGTGCATCAGAACGCAGTCGCCTCATTTATAAATTAGCTGATCTTATGGAGGATCATAAAGAGGCGTTAGCACAATTAGATACCCTGGATAATGGTAAGCCAATTGGCGAAACCACAAATGCAGACGTCCCTCTTGCAATCGATCACTTCCGTTATTACGCTGGATGGACCACTAAAATAGTAGGTCAAACAATACCTGTTGCAGGGAATTACTTTAATTATACCCGTCATGAAGCAGTTGGAGTGGTAGGACAGATCATCCCTTGGAATTTCCCTCTACTTATGGCCGCATGGAAATTAGGTGCAGCCCTTGCAACCGGATGTACGATTGTTTTAAAACCAGCGGAGCAAACGCCGCTTTCAGCATTATATTTAGGGCAATTGGCGCTTGAAGCAGGTTTTCCTCCTGGCGTACTTAATGTGATACCTGGATTTGGTGAAACAGCAGGGTCACCGCTTGTTGACCATCCTGATGTCGATAAAATTGCGTTTACAGGTTCAACCTCAGTAGGGAAAATGATCATGCGCCAAGCATCCGGTACAGTGAAAAAAATCTCGTTGGAATTAGGCGGGAAATCACCTAATATCATATTACCGGATGCAGATATGAGTAAAGCCATTCCTGGTGCTTTAATGGGCATCATGTTTAATCAAGGACAAGTTTGCTGTGCCGGTTCCCGCCTGTATATTCAGAAGAAATCCTATGATAACGTAGTAGCTGACTTAGTGTCCCACGCAAAAAATATTAAACAAGGTGCCGGTCTTGATCCATCTACCCAGATAGGGCCTTTGGTATCCAATGAACAATTGGAAAGAGTGGGCAGTTATATCGAAAAAGGGAAGTCTGAAGGAGCTGAAGTGGTTACAGGGGGCAATTACGGACAAGGAGAGGGTTATTTTGTAGCACCTACAATATTTGCTGGTGTTGAAGATGAAATGACAATCGCTAAAGAAGAAATTTTCGGTCCTGTTGTGGCTGCCATGCCTTTTGACGATTTGGACGATGTGATAAACCGTGCAAATAACTCTGAATATGGATTGGCTGCTGGTTTATGGACACAAGATGTAAAAAAAGCCCATTATGTGGCCAATGAATTACAAGCAGGTACAGTATGGGTAAACTGCTATAACGCCTTTGATGCAGCATCTCCATTTGGTGGTTATAAACAAAGTGGAATCGGTCGGGAAATGGGCAGTTATGCATTGGATAATTATACGGAAGTTAAAAGTGTATGGATTAACTTAAACTAA
- a CDS encoding TerC family protein: MDFLSGEFISGLLAIIMIDLVLAGDNAILIGLAARKLPKDQQKKVIIWGAVGAIVIRIIATLLVVVILKVPGLHLIGGLLLVWIAYKLLIDEEEHDLKPADSMWAAIKTIIIADALMGLDNVLAVAGASHGNFTLVVIGLLVSIPVVMYGSTLILKLIERFPFIIIIGAGILGWTASKMIVAEPFMHDYFVNPFIKYGFEAIVVIGILVAGTSRQQKIEKEKANSDKMQIERNG, translated from the coding sequence TTGGATTTTTTATCAGGTGAATTTATTTCAGGACTTTTAGCGATCATTATGATAGATTTGGTTCTTGCTGGTGATAATGCGATCCTTATTGGATTGGCTGCAAGAAAGCTTCCAAAAGATCAGCAAAAAAAGGTGATAATATGGGGAGCGGTCGGGGCAATCGTGATAAGGATCATTGCAACGCTGCTGGTTGTCGTAATCTTAAAGGTGCCTGGACTGCATTTAATAGGGGGATTACTTCTGGTATGGATCGCTTATAAGCTCCTTATCGATGAAGAGGAACACGATTTGAAGCCTGCAGACTCCATGTGGGCTGCCATAAAAACCATTATTATTGCAGATGCTTTGATGGGATTGGATAATGTCCTAGCGGTTGCAGGAGCTTCTCATGGTAATTTCACTTTAGTGGTAATCGGTTTACTTGTATCCATTCCAGTAGTGATGTATGGAAGCACTTTGATCTTGAAACTGATTGAACGCTTCCCATTCATCATAATAATTGGTGCGGGAATTCTAGGCTGGACAGCTTCTAAAATGATTGTAGCTGAACCGTTCATGCACGACTACTTTGTAAATCCCTTCATCAAATATGGATTTGAAGCAATTGTCGTGATTGGAATCCTGGTTGCTGGAACTTCAAGACAGCAAAAGATAGAAAAAGAGAAAGCAAACAGCGATAAAATGCAAATTGAACGTAATGGATAA